Sequence from the Methanobrevibacter arboriphilus genome:
GAGCATCTGGTTTAGCTGCAAGATATGTTCATGCAGACTGTATTTTCACAGTAAGTGGAAAAGTAGGACATGTGTTTGCACAGATAAAAGTAGGTGACACTTGGGTATTAGCAGACACTACTAGCTCACAAAATAGCTTAGGTACTGTTAAAAACTGGAATGTCAATACATATACCTTAAAAGGACAAGGAAAATCCGCAAGTATAAGCTTTTAAAAAAGTTAGACTTTAAAAAAGTTTATTATAAGTAAAATTAAAAGATTTTAAAAAATTAAACAATTAAAGAGGAATTATTCCTCTTATTTTTTTTATTAAATTTATTTTAAATATTAAATATACTAAAACTAATTTTAGATAATAAATATAAAACTATTTCTTATATTGGATATATTAAAACTAGTTATATTGAATAAAATTTATAGTTAAATAAATATAATAATATCAATATTATATTAAATATATTTTTAATATTACTATATTTTTAATTTTAATTTATTTTTACTGTAACTAGATTAAATAATATTTCTTTTTTTAAGAATTTTAATTGGGTTATCAATTAAAGCTTTATCAACCTGTTTTTCAGATAGTCCAGCACCTAAACCAATAAATTTAGCTTTTTCAAATGTTATTAAATCATTAGGAGCATGAGCATCAGTATCAATTACTAAATCAGCACCAACATCACAAGCTACTTTAGCTACATGGCCATTAGCTAAACTATGACCTGCTCTTGCACTAATTTCAAGAAATATATTATTATCTTTAGCTATTTCAGCTTCTTCATGAGTTATAAGACCTGGATGAGCTAAAATATCCACATTCTCAGATTGAACTGCAGCTAAGTTAGTTCCAGGAATAACTGGTTCAGATAATGTTTCTCCATGAACAACAATAATCTTAGCTCCAAACTCCCTTGCCTTTAAAGCTAAATTATCAATAACTTCAATAGGAACATGAGTTATTTCAGCACCAGGAACAACATTAATATCCCAATTTTCATTAATATCATCAAGAGCTCCAGCTAGTTTAGATAAAGAACTTATATTCGAAGAATCGATATGGTCGGTTATAGCAATTGTTTCATGGTTTAAAACTGCAGCTCTTCTAGCTAATTCAGAAGGAAGTAATTCACCATCACTAAATAAGCTATGCATGTGTAAATCTATTCTTTTATTCAAAAATATTTCTCCTTAATATGTTTAATAACTGTTTAATGATTAAATAATGAAATAATTTATTATCATTCTATAATTTTATTATTATAATACAATTAATTATATTATACTAAAAATAAGTATATAAATTAAATATATAATAATTTGATATATAATAATTAGATATATAGTAATTAAATATATAAATATATAATTTTATTAATAATATATTTTATTATTAAAATACTTATTGCATATTATTCATTAACTGTCAAAATATTTATTAAAATTATTTATTAAAATTATTTATTGCATTTAAAAAAGAATTTAAAAATGTTTTAAAAGATTTTAAGAAAGCTATTTTAAGAAAGCTTTTAAAAAAGATTAAAAAGACTTTAAAAAGTTTTAGAATAAAATTAAAAGGAATGAATATGAAAGTTTCTATTTTTGTGCCAAGTCATATAACTGGATTTTTCAGTATAAAAGAAGATGAAAATCCTTTAAAAAAAGGTTCTTGTGGAGCAGGGGTCTTAATTGATAGTGGAGTTAAAACAAGTATACAAACCATAAAAAAAGAAAATAATGAAATTCATCAAATTCAAATTAGAATAAATGGTAAAAAAGATCCAAAAAATGAGTTAATAACTCTAAAAACAATAGAAATATTGAAAAATTATATTATTAAAAATAATGGAAAAAATAATGGAAAATTTGAATTGAAAGATAATATAATTATTAATCATGAAATAAATGTTCCAGTAGGATCTGGATTTGGTACTTCAGCTTCATGCTCATTTGGAACAGCTATTGGACTATCAAAAATCTTTAATTTAGATTTATCTAATAACCAAGCAGGTCAAATTGCTCATTTAACAGAAGTTGAACTTGGAAGTGGATTGGGAGACGTTTTGTCTCAAACATCAAAAGGTATTGTTATTAGAACCTCTCCTGGAGCACCAAAAATTGGTAAAACAAATATTATAGAAGATAAAAATAATTTTTCTGATATATTAGTCCTTACAAAAACATTTGGAGAAATAGACACTTCAAGCATTATAAAAAACCCCAAAAAGAAGAAGGACATAAATAAATTTGGTCTTATTATGCAGGAAAAAATAATTAATAATCCAACAATTGAAAATTTTATGGATTGCTCATATGAATTTGCAAAGAAAACAGGATTGATGAATAAAGAACTTTTGAAAATTGTTAATGAATTAAAAAAATGTACAATTGGAGCATCAATGGCAATGCTTGGAAATACAGTATTTGCAATTGCAAAAAAGGAAGATTTAGGAAAAATTCAAAAGTCTGATAATTTAAAAGCTATTGATTTTAAAATATCTAAAATATATAATGATAATATAAAAATTGATTGATAATATTAAAGTTTGATTAAAGTATGAAAATTAATCAATAATATAAAATAATGAATAATATTAAAATAAGAATAATATTAAAAAGTTTAATAATAATATGACAGGATTTAATTAAAATAAAGCTAAAGATAATATGATACTAATTAGTTATGACATTAAAGTGTATAGAAAGCAACTAAAAGAGGTTTTAAACGAAGGAGATACAGTAGTTGAATTAGGGTGTCATGTTGGAAACACAAGTGAAATAATAGCTAAAAATATTAAAAATGGAAAGTTAATTGCATTAGACAACAGTCCAGAAGCAATACCTAAAATGGATATTTTAGCTAAAAAATATAACAATTTAAAATTTATCAGTGGTGATGTTCGCCTTCACACCACATTAGAAAAAGTATATAAAAATTTAAACAAGTGTGATGTTCTTTCTGTTGATCTTGGAGGAGGTTATCATCCAGATACAACATTTAAAGTATATTTTATATGGGCATCATTATTAAAACCTAAAATAACATTAATTAGAAATAGAGGACTTATAGATTTTGTTAGAAGTTCTAAAACTGAAGAAGTGTTTGAATCTAATGAAGGATGGTTAGAATCATGTGGAAATGAAGGTATACCTCCACAAATAAAAGAGTTTGAACTTTGGAGTCCTAAATTAAATAAAAACAAAAAAAGTTAATTGATCATAATATTTTTGTATGTTAATTATAATTTATTAATTTATTAAATACAATTCATTAGTATAGTAATTTTAATATTATTAATTATTAATCTATTAATTACAAAATTATTAATTTATATTAGTATGATTAATATTATTAATTTCATAACTTAATAACTTCTTAATAACTTAATAACTTAATAAATATCATAATTATTAATTTTTATAATATTTCTATATGATTTTATATAATCTTATATAATCTTATATAATTTTTATTCAATTTTTATATAATTTTTATATTTTTATTAATATTAAATTGATTTTATTAATTATCATTTTTATTATAATATTCATATAAGCTTATTAATATTTATATAATTAAAAAATATTTTATAGTTAAAGAAATATAAATACTTTTATTATTAAAAAAATTATAAAAATACTTTTAAGTTAAAGCTTAAATCTATCTTAAAGCTTAAAAAGGTTATTAGCTTAATAGGATTAATCTTATTCAAAAAAATAGAA
This genomic interval carries:
- a CDS encoding pantoate kinase, producing the protein MKVSIFVPSHITGFFSIKEDENPLKKGSCGAGVLIDSGVKTSIQTIKKENNEIHQIQIRINGKKDPKNELITLKTIEILKNYIIKNNGKNNGKFELKDNIIINHEINVPVGSGFGTSASCSFGTAIGLSKIFNLDLSNNQAGQIAHLTEVELGSGLGDVLSQTSKGIVIRTSPGAPKIGKTNIIEDKNNFSDILVLTKTFGEIDTSSIIKNPKKKKDINKFGLIMQEKIINNPTIENFMDCSYEFAKKTGLMNKELLKIVNELKKCTIGASMAMLGNTVFAIAKKEDLGKIQKSDNLKAIDFKISKIYNDNIKID
- a CDS encoding histidinol phosphate phosphatase domain-containing protein, which produces MNKRIDLHMHSLFSDGELLPSELARRAAVLNHETIAITDHIDSSNISSLSKLAGALDDINENWDINVVPGAEITHVPIEVIDNLALKAREFGAKIIVVHGETLSEPVIPGTNLAAVQSENVDILAHPGLITHEEAEIAKDNNIFLEISARAGHSLANGHVAKVACDVGADLVIDTDAHAPNDLITFEKAKFIGLGAGLSEKQVDKALIDNPIKILKKRNII
- a CDS encoding methyltransferase domain-containing protein, which gives rise to MILISYDIKVYRKQLKEVLNEGDTVVELGCHVGNTSEIIAKNIKNGKLIALDNSPEAIPKMDILAKKYNNLKFISGDVRLHTTLEKVYKNLNKCDVLSVDLGGGYHPDTTFKVYFIWASLLKPKITLIRNRGLIDFVRSSKTEEVFESNEGWLESCGNEGIPPQIKEFELWSPKLNKNKKS